From a region of the Betta splendens chromosome 5, fBetSpl5.4, whole genome shotgun sequence genome:
- the LOC114855722 gene encoding interferon-induced GTP-binding protein Mx-like isoform X2, producing MKRKNNGEDWYGKISYANHEEELEDPAEVEKKIRKAQDEMAGVGVGISDDLISLEIASPDVPDLTLIDLPGIARVAVKGQPENIGDQIKRLIHKFISKQETISLVVVPSNVDIATTEALKMAQEVDHDGERTLGILTKPDLVDKGTEETVVDIVYNEVIHLKKGYMIVRCRGQKEITEQVSLTEAIEREKAFFKDHAYFHSLYSDGHATVPKLAEKLTIELVHHIQRSLPRLEEQIEEKLAQTRAELEKYGTGPPSDAAERLVFLIDKINTFTQDAISLTTGEEVKFGERLNVFSVIRKEFEKWNDHLDRSGEMFNERIEREVEEHEEKYRGRELPGFINYKTFEVIVKEQVKQLEEPAVKKLKDISDAVRKMFLHLAQCSFTGFPNLLKTAKAKIEAIKQAREPTAESMIRTQFKMEMLVYSQDRMYSSSLSDRKKEMIEEEGRESPQFSVSLVFHSNNNATLQELMLHLKSYYKIASQRLADQIPLVIRYQMLQESAVQLQSEMLQMLHDKENLEFFLKEDMDIGSKRAALQSRHKRLMKARTYLVEF from the exons atgaagaggaagaacaaTGGAGAGGACTGGTACGGAAAGATCAGCTATGCAAACCATGAAGAAGAACTGGAAGACCCTGCAGAGGTGGAGAAAAAGATCAGAAAAG ctcAGGATGAAATGGCTGGGGTGGGTGTGGGCATCAGCGATGACCTGATCAGTCTGGAGATTGCGTCTCCTGATGTTCCCGACCTGACACTCATCGACCTGCCCGGCATCGCCAGGGTGGCTGTAAAGGGACAACCAGAGAACATCggtgatcag ATAAAGAGATTGATCCATAAATTCATCTCAAAACAAGAAACCATCAGTCTGGTGGTTGTTCCGTCCAATGTGGACATAGCAACCACAGAGGCTCTGAAGATGGCACAGGAAGTGGACCATGATGGAGAGAGGACTTTGG GAATCCTGACCAAGCCTGATCTGGTGGACAAAGGCACAGAGGAGACGGTGGTGGACATCGTCTATAATGAGGTCATCCACCTGAAGAAAGGCTACATGATCGTCAGGTGTCGAGGTCAGAAGGAGATCACAGAACAAGTCTCTCTTACTGAAGCCATTGAAAGAGAGAAAGCCTTCTTCAAGGATCATGCGTATTTCCA CTCGCTCTACAGCGATGGCCACGCCACTGTTCCCAAACTGGCTGAGAAACTCACAATTGAGCTGGTGCATCACATCCAG AGGTCTCTACCTCGCTTGGAGGAGCAGATTGAGGAGAAACTAGCACAGACTcgagctgagctggagaagtACGGCACCGGACCCCCGTCTGATGCAGCTGAAAGACTCGTCTTCCTCATTGAT aaaataaatacattcacTCAGGATGCCATCAGTCTGACTACAGGAGAAGAAGTCAAGTTTGGAGAACGGCTTAACGTGTTTTCCGTGATTAGAAAAGAGTTTGAAAAGTGGAACGACCACCTGGACCGTTCAGGGGAAATGT TTAATGAAAGAAttgagagagaggtggaggaacATGAGGAGAAGTACCGTGGAAGAGAATTACCAGGCTTCATTAACTACAAGACATTTGAGGTCATTGTCAAAGAGCAAGTCAAACAGCTGGAAGAACCAGCTGTAAAGAAACTGAAGGATATATCAG aTGCTGTTAGGAAAATGTTCCTGCACCTTGCCCAATGTAGCTTCACTGGATTTCCTAACCTCTTGAAAACAGCTAAG GCAAAGATTGAAGCCATTAAGCAAGCGAGAGAGCCCACTGCTGAGTCCATGATAAGAACTCAGTTCAAGATGGAGATGCTCGTTTACTCCCAGGACAGGatgtacagcagcagcctgagtgacagaaagaaagaaatgataGAGGAGGAAGGCAGGGAAAGCCCTCAATTTTCTGTAAGCTTAGTTTTTCACAGCAATAATAACGCAACCCTTCAGGAGCTGATGTTGCACCTTAAGTCCTATTACAAG ATCGCCAGCCAGCGTCTGGCGGACCAGATCCCGCTGGTGATCCGCTACCAGATGTTGCAGGAGTCTGCTGTCCAGCTGCAGAgtgagatgctgcagatgcttcATGACAAGGAGAATTTGGAGTTCTTCCTGAAGGAGGACATGGACATTGGCAGCAAGAGGGCAGCTTTGCAAAGTCGCCATAAACGCCTCATGAAGGCCCGCACCTACCTGGTGGAGTTCTGA
- the LOC114855722 gene encoding interferon-induced GTP-binding protein Mx-like isoform X1, with amino-acid sequence MNSLNQQFEEKVRPCIDLIDSLRSLGVEKDLALPAIAVIGDQSSGKSSVLEALSGVALPRGSGIVTRCPLELKMKRKNNGEDWYGKISYANHEEELEDPAEVEKKIRKAQDEMAGVGVGISDDLISLEIASPDVPDLTLIDLPGIARVAVKGQPENIGDQIKRLIHKFISKQETISLVVVPSNVDIATTEALKMAQEVDHDGERTLGILTKPDLVDKGTEETVVDIVYNEVIHLKKGYMIVRCRGQKEITEQVSLTEAIEREKAFFKDHAYFHSLYSDGHATVPKLAEKLTIELVHHIQRSLPRLEEQIEEKLAQTRAELEKYGTGPPSDAAERLVFLIDKINTFTQDAISLTTGEEVKFGERLNVFSVIRKEFEKWNDHLDRSGEMFNERIEREVEEHEEKYRGRELPGFINYKTFEVIVKEQVKQLEEPAVKKLKDISDAVRKMFLHLAQCSFTGFPNLLKTAKAKIEAIKQAREPTAESMIRTQFKMEMLVYSQDRMYSSSLSDRKKEMIEEEGRESPQFSVSLVFHSNNNATLQELMLHLKSYYKIASQRLADQIPLVIRYQMLQESAVQLQSEMLQMLHDKENLEFFLKEDMDIGSKRAALQSRHKRLMKARTYLVEF; translated from the exons ATGAACAGCCTGAACCAACAGTTCGAGGAGAAGGTGCGTCCCTGCATCGACCTCATCGACTCTCTTCGCTCTCTGGGTGTAGAGAAGGACTTGGCTCTGCCTGCTATCGCCGTGATTGGGGACCAAAGCTCAGGGAAGAGCTCTGTGCTGGAGGCGCTGTCAGGGGTGGCTCTGCCCAGAGGAAGCG GCATCGTGACAAGATGCCCTCTTGAactgaagatgaagaggaagaacaaTGGAGAGGACTGGTACGGAAAGATCAGCTATGCAAACCATGAAGAAGAACTGGAAGACCCTGCAGAGGTGGAGAAAAAGATCAGAAAAG ctcAGGATGAAATGGCTGGGGTGGGTGTGGGCATCAGCGATGACCTGATCAGTCTGGAGATTGCGTCTCCTGATGTTCCCGACCTGACACTCATCGACCTGCCCGGCATCGCCAGGGTGGCTGTAAAGGGACAACCAGAGAACATCggtgatcag ATAAAGAGATTGATCCATAAATTCATCTCAAAACAAGAAACCATCAGTCTGGTGGTTGTTCCGTCCAATGTGGACATAGCAACCACAGAGGCTCTGAAGATGGCACAGGAAGTGGACCATGATGGAGAGAGGACTTTGG GAATCCTGACCAAGCCTGATCTGGTGGACAAAGGCACAGAGGAGACGGTGGTGGACATCGTCTATAATGAGGTCATCCACCTGAAGAAAGGCTACATGATCGTCAGGTGTCGAGGTCAGAAGGAGATCACAGAACAAGTCTCTCTTACTGAAGCCATTGAAAGAGAGAAAGCCTTCTTCAAGGATCATGCGTATTTCCA CTCGCTCTACAGCGATGGCCACGCCACTGTTCCCAAACTGGCTGAGAAACTCACAATTGAGCTGGTGCATCACATCCAG AGGTCTCTACCTCGCTTGGAGGAGCAGATTGAGGAGAAACTAGCACAGACTcgagctgagctggagaagtACGGCACCGGACCCCCGTCTGATGCAGCTGAAAGACTCGTCTTCCTCATTGAT aaaataaatacattcacTCAGGATGCCATCAGTCTGACTACAGGAGAAGAAGTCAAGTTTGGAGAACGGCTTAACGTGTTTTCCGTGATTAGAAAAGAGTTTGAAAAGTGGAACGACCACCTGGACCGTTCAGGGGAAATGT TTAATGAAAGAAttgagagagaggtggaggaacATGAGGAGAAGTACCGTGGAAGAGAATTACCAGGCTTCATTAACTACAAGACATTTGAGGTCATTGTCAAAGAGCAAGTCAAACAGCTGGAAGAACCAGCTGTAAAGAAACTGAAGGATATATCAG aTGCTGTTAGGAAAATGTTCCTGCACCTTGCCCAATGTAGCTTCACTGGATTTCCTAACCTCTTGAAAACAGCTAAG GCAAAGATTGAAGCCATTAAGCAAGCGAGAGAGCCCACTGCTGAGTCCATGATAAGAACTCAGTTCAAGATGGAGATGCTCGTTTACTCCCAGGACAGGatgtacagcagcagcctgagtgacagaaagaaagaaatgataGAGGAGGAAGGCAGGGAAAGCCCTCAATTTTCTGTAAGCTTAGTTTTTCACAGCAATAATAACGCAACCCTTCAGGAGCTGATGTTGCACCTTAAGTCCTATTACAAG ATCGCCAGCCAGCGTCTGGCGGACCAGATCCCGCTGGTGATCCGCTACCAGATGTTGCAGGAGTCTGCTGTCCAGCTGCAGAgtgagatgctgcagatgcttcATGACAAGGAGAATTTGGAGTTCTTCCTGAAGGAGGACATGGACATTGGCAGCAAGAGGGCAGCTTTGCAAAGTCGCCATAAACGCCTCATGAAGGCCCGCACCTACCTGGTGGAGTTCTGA